The proteins below are encoded in one region of Parvicella tangerina:
- a CDS encoding T9SS-dependent choice-of-anchor J family protein — translation MKKFYTLIGAALIAGSASAQVYFGKDFEDQDVTTGGCQNQIVTGTNDWYASTFSGNSFAKVSNGGAGDAEVWYITPGIDLTGATSPIFSFASAANFSGPDIEVFTSIDYDGTSDPTTQGTWTPLSPALSTGNNYDWVNSGEVTVPATSATTYFAFKYTGTATSGMVWEVDSIFVAEAGEPFDITVIPPPPSTVSIYDIQNSSGASTFDGQNVSTGGVVTYIRDDGSYYIQDPAGGPFSGILVYDVTNTPTIGDSVTMNAQVDEYFDLTELKNVSNFTTVSSGNFFLSTPISTNEIATEEYESVFVSICGQCITEEGQYQDWTINDGSGVGNVDNYNADFHPSGTNITAPVMNTYYSVKGIVDYSFSEFKLLPRVNSDVVESTSMCGLSINEEAVDYTLYPNPASGNITLEVEGNHLLNITDISGKVIATMNVSGMTTISLSELTAGIYFFNLEGNVTKVIVK, via the coding sequence ATGAAGAAATTTTACACACTAATAGGAGCAGCCTTAATTGCAGGTTCTGCCTCTGCTCAAGTCTACTTTGGTAAAGACTTTGAAGATCAAGATGTAACAACTGGTGGTTGTCAAAACCAAATTGTAACAGGAACAAATGATTGGTACGCATCTACTTTTAGCGGAAATAGCTTTGCAAAAGTAAGTAATGGTGGAGCTGGAGATGCCGAAGTATGGTACATCACCCCAGGAATTGACCTAACAGGTGCAACATCACCAATTTTTAGTTTTGCTTCTGCAGCGAACTTCTCAGGGCCAGACATTGAAGTATTTACTTCTATTGATTACGATGGAACAAGTGACCCAACTACTCAAGGAACCTGGACTCCATTGTCTCCTGCGCTTTCAACAGGAAATAATTATGATTGGGTGAACTCTGGTGAAGTTACCGTTCCTGCAACGTCTGCAACAACATATTTTGCTTTTAAATATACTGGAACAGCAACTTCTGGAATGGTTTGGGAAGTAGATAGCATCTTTGTCGCTGAAGCTGGAGAGCCATTTGACATTACAGTTATTCCACCTCCACCATCTACAGTGTCTATCTATGACATTCAAAACTCAAGTGGAGCCTCTACTTTTGATGGACAAAACGTTTCTACCGGAGGTGTTGTAACTTACATTAGAGACGATGGAAGTTACTATATTCAAGATCCTGCTGGAGGACCATTCTCGGGAATTTTAGTTTATGATGTTACAAACACACCAACAATTGGAGACTCTGTTACCATGAATGCTCAGGTTGATGAATACTTCGACTTAACCGAGCTGAAAAACGTAAGTAACTTCACAACTGTTAGTTCAGGGAACTTTTTCCTATCTACACCTATTTCAACGAATGAAATCGCTACGGAGGAATACGAGAGTGTTTTCGTAAGTATTTGTGGACAGTGTATCACGGAAGAAGGTCAATACCAAGACTGGACCATCAATGATGGTTCTGGAGTAGGTAATGTAGACAACTACAATGCTGACTTCCACCCTTCAGGTACTAATATTACTGCTCCTGTAATGAATACATATTACAGCGTAAAGGGAATCGTAGATTATAGCTTTAGTGAGTTTAAATTGCTTCCAAGAGTAAACAGTGATGTGGTTGAATCCACTTCAATGTGCGGATTAAGTATCAATGAAGAAGCTGTTGATTATACTTTGTATCCTAACCCAGCATCTGGTAATATCACTTTAGAAGTTGAAGGGAATCACCTATTGAACATCACAGATATTTCAGGAAAAGTTATCGCAACGATGAATGTGAGTGGAATGACTACTATTTCATTGTCAGAACTTACGGCTGGTATCTACTTCTTTAACTTAGAAGGAAATGTTACCAAGGTTATTGTAAAATAA
- a CDS encoding DUF4919 domain-containing protein, which yields MKRLFFVFLLFSSSMLVAQQVLSVDLDKIKSITSDITSENYYPTLLSRFNNFDTTLTAKQMHLLYYGKYFQSFYEPSSLYEEREQMFELIKQKDLSSALIHGKLAFEADPLDLKTLFGLYLCHQHLLNLREAENYQFLYYALVGTILKTGSGKNSSEAFVIMNISDEYEIISSLGKEIRKHKNIDGETDCFKLKKGDDKVLNSIKKLYFNIAIPLMKVE from the coding sequence ATGAAACGACTTTTTTTTGTTTTTCTGTTATTTAGCTCCTCCATGCTTGTTGCGCAACAAGTGCTAAGTGTAGACTTGGATAAGATCAAATCGATTACGAGTGATATTACGTCTGAGAACTACTACCCTACGCTACTCAGTAGATTCAACAACTTCGACACCACGCTGACTGCCAAACAGATGCACTTACTTTATTATGGTAAGTACTTTCAATCCTTCTATGAGCCCTCTTCACTTTATGAAGAACGAGAGCAGATGTTTGAGTTGATCAAACAAAAGGACCTAAGTTCAGCTTTAATACATGGCAAACTTGCCTTTGAGGCAGACCCTCTGGACCTGAAGACTCTCTTTGGTTTGTATCTGTGTCACCAACACTTACTCAATCTTAGAGAAGCCGAGAACTACCAGTTTTTGTACTATGCACTAGTAGGGACTATCTTAAAAACAGGCTCTGGCAAAAATAGTTCAGAGGCCTTTGTGATCATGAATATTTCAGATGAGTACGAAATCATTTCGAGTTTAGGAAAGGAGATTAGGAAACATAAAAATATTGATGGTGAGACGGACTGTTTCAAACTCAAAAAAGGGGATGATAAAGTCTTAAACAGTATTAAGAAGCTTTACTTCAACATCGCCATTCCATTGATGAAGGTAGAATAA
- a CDS encoding Plug domain-containing protein has product MNLRLIILSTLLVSAVSAAYSQKDTTAVDDTTSNFIPLFIINDDNGDDNSGQVQNISGLLQSSRDVYAKQVGFNFSFARFRMRGYDSDANTILLNGMPGNDPESGYAIWAYWGGLNDITRYPEVKTGIASSQTTFGGLLGYTNINLNASSKRPGTRVSYAATNRTYRHRLMVTHNTGWMKGDWAVSMSLSGRYSKEGYVDGTFYRGYSYFLGIEKKLSEKHSMNLAYFAAPTIQGRQGIAVQEAYDLTGNNFYNPYWGYQTDPESGELVKRNARVRNNHVNYLILSDKYEINKKSNIKATVYYQFGRTGNSNLNWNNTSDPRPDYYRYLPSYSYNGGYTESGDMYNALWTANDPTTTQLDFNSMYFANSKNLYTVENANGTGETVVGNRSKYIIEEYRQDPTRLGIYGVYNNQLNDNLHLMAGVNGYNYKSENYRLIKDLLGGDYWLDVDQFAERDFDDPEVAMNDLSTPNKIVKEGDRYSYDYDIHIQYGEVFSNMDFKIGKSIDGYVGASLSATQFWRHGNIANGKFPENSAGDSEKQKFFNYGVKGGLIYKISGRHIINLNALHQTKAPLTRNSFISPRTRDQVVDGLSSSVITSGDINYLVRYPKLKARATYFYTMANNLTWSRSFYHDEYRNFVNYMMTGVDKLYQGVEIGVEGNVTSTIVASAAFTKGLFTYNSRPNATITVDNSLEELAKDKTIYLKNYRIGNGPQTAASIGLKYNSPKYWYIGVNGNYVTDIFLDPNPDRRTEEALEGYVDTDPQVEEILAPTELEGGFMLNAFAGWSYRMKDNRYLRININVNNVLNNTSFRSGGYEQLRYDASAIGKFPPKYGYAYGLSYFAMITYMF; this is encoded by the coding sequence ATGAACCTAAGGTTAATAATTTTATCAACGTTGCTCGTTTCAGCTGTATCTGCTGCCTACTCACAAAAGGATACCACAGCTGTTGATGACACAACTTCAAATTTCATTCCGCTTTTCATCATCAACGATGATAATGGAGATGATAATAGCGGACAAGTACAAAACATTAGCGGATTACTTCAATCCTCTAGAGATGTTTACGCAAAACAAGTAGGTTTCAACTTTAGTTTCGCTAGATTTAGAATGAGGGGCTATGATTCGGATGCCAACACTATTTTATTGAATGGTATGCCGGGGAATGACCCAGAGAGTGGTTACGCAATTTGGGCATATTGGGGAGGTCTGAATGATATTACAAGGTACCCAGAGGTAAAGACAGGAATTGCAAGTTCTCAAACGACTTTTGGTGGTTTATTAGGTTACACAAACATTAACCTAAATGCAAGTAGCAAAAGGCCAGGAACAAGGGTATCTTATGCGGCTACTAACAGAACATACAGACACCGTTTAATGGTTACGCATAATACAGGGTGGATGAAAGGTGATTGGGCGGTGAGCATGTCGCTATCTGGAAGATACTCCAAGGAAGGCTATGTTGATGGAACATTCTACAGAGGATATAGTTACTTTCTGGGAATCGAGAAGAAGCTCTCCGAAAAGCATAGCATGAATCTCGCTTATTTCGCTGCGCCAACAATACAAGGAAGACAAGGAATTGCCGTTCAGGAAGCGTACGACTTAACGGGTAACAACTTTTATAACCCCTATTGGGGATACCAAACAGACCCTGAATCAGGGGAGTTGGTTAAACGAAACGCAAGAGTAAGAAACAACCATGTCAACTATCTTATTCTTTCAGATAAATACGAGATCAACAAGAAAAGCAACATCAAAGCTACGGTCTATTACCAGTTTGGTAGAACAGGAAATTCAAACCTTAACTGGAATAACACATCTGACCCAAGACCTGATTACTACAGGTATTTGCCAAGTTACTCGTATAATGGGGGCTACACGGAATCTGGAGACATGTACAATGCTTTATGGACCGCTAATGATCCAACAACTACACAGCTTGACTTCAATAGCATGTACTTCGCAAACAGTAAGAACCTTTACACTGTTGAGAATGCCAACGGAACAGGAGAAACAGTAGTTGGGAATCGTTCTAAATACATTATTGAAGAATACCGACAAGATCCAACAAGATTAGGTATCTACGGAGTTTACAACAATCAGCTAAATGATAATCTTCATTTGATGGCAGGTGTTAATGGTTACAATTACAAAAGTGAAAACTACCGATTGATTAAAGACCTTTTAGGAGGAGACTATTGGTTAGATGTTGACCAGTTTGCGGAAAGAGACTTTGATGATCCTGAAGTGGCTATGAACGATCTTTCAACACCCAATAAAATTGTAAAGGAAGGAGATCGATACAGTTATGATTATGATATCCATATTCAGTACGGAGAAGTATTCTCTAACATGGATTTCAAAATTGGAAAAAGTATAGACGGTTATGTGGGTGCTTCTCTTAGTGCAACACAGTTTTGGCGTCATGGGAACATCGCAAACGGTAAGTTCCCAGAGAACTCAGCGGGTGATTCAGAAAAGCAAAAATTTTTCAACTACGGTGTTAAAGGAGGGCTAATTTACAAGATCTCTGGACGTCACATCATCAACCTGAACGCACTGCATCAGACAAAAGCTCCATTAACCAGAAATTCATTTATCTCACCTAGAACAAGAGATCAAGTTGTTGATGGACTATCAAGCTCTGTAATTACCAGTGGAGACATTAACTACTTGGTTCGATATCCTAAACTGAAGGCTAGAGCAACCTATTTTTACACCATGGCCAACAACCTGACATGGTCTAGAAGCTTTTACCATGATGAATACAGAAACTTTGTTAACTACATGATGACAGGTGTAGATAAACTCTATCAAGGAGTGGAAATAGGAGTTGAAGGAAACGTTACATCTACCATTGTAGCGAGTGCTGCGTTTACTAAAGGTCTTTTCACATATAACTCAAGACCAAACGCAACGATAACTGTAGATAATTCATTAGAAGAATTGGCAAAGGATAAGACTATATACTTGAAGAACTACCGAATTGGTAATGGTCCTCAAACAGCTGCATCTATTGGGTTAAAGTATAACTCACCAAAGTATTGGTATATTGGAGTGAATGGAAATTATGTGACTGACATCTTCTTAGATCCGAACCCAGACAGAAGAACGGAAGAGGCGCTTGAAGGTTACGTTGATACGGACCCTCAGGTAGAAGAGATTTTAGCTCCTACAGAACTAGAAGGAGGATTTATGCTCAACGCATTTGCAGGGTGGTCATACAGAATGAAAGACAATCGATATTTAAGAATTAATATCAATGTGAACAACGTATTAAACAATACATCATTTAGATCAGGTGGTTATGAGCAATTAAGATATGATGCTTCGGCTATTGGAAAATTCCCTCCTAAATACGGATATGCCTACGGTCTATCTTACTTTGCTATGATTACTTACATGTTCTAA
- a CDS encoding DUF5689 domain-containing protein, which yields MKNISIFVLLAGLVGLGSVSCEPEYDTPPIATIPEGNLITIDTLWHWYADGGSQSITEDYSLYGVVTTDESSGAFYKEVYIQDGTRGIRLRLTSSSTMSIGDSVRVYLKGTYLDNYNELIQLDSVDPDENIIIQSNGNEITPLNLSITDLSAKETIGTTDFYTYQSMFIELNNVEFAQTGVTWADAVNQFSVNHDLNDCNSGTVLVRASGYSNYAGDVVPEGNGTFLGIMGVFGTDIQMYARTPDELDMNGNRCGFVSCSTLSAMSETFAAFTNGGSAGSQCWETVSTIGSAVWTIGDISGDQLAVATNVGSGDASNEMWLISPEITFASSNSLSFQTAVSGWNHDGLEAYILTNYSGNPNSATQTQITSATIAGSSSGNNTLVSSGSIAISSLISSGPYHIAFKYNASGISGETSAYKVDNVILTQ from the coding sequence ATGAAAAATATATCAATCTTTGTTTTATTAGCGGGTCTTGTTGGTTTAGGATCTGTATCATGTGAACCTGAATACGATACTCCTCCAATTGCCACAATACCTGAAGGAAATCTAATTACTATAGATACGCTCTGGCACTGGTACGCTGATGGGGGCAGTCAATCAATAACTGAGGACTATTCTCTTTATGGAGTTGTCACAACGGATGAATCATCAGGAGCTTTTTATAAAGAGGTTTACATTCAAGATGGGACTCGAGGAATTCGCTTACGTCTAACCTCTAGTTCAACGATGTCTATTGGTGACTCTGTTAGAGTATACCTGAAAGGAACTTATCTTGACAACTATAATGAATTGATCCAGTTAGACTCTGTAGACCCAGACGAGAACATCATCATTCAGTCAAATGGCAACGAGATCACTCCGCTAAACTTGAGCATCACAGATTTGAGTGCAAAAGAAACGATTGGAACAACGGACTTTTACACGTATCAATCTATGTTCATTGAATTGAATAATGTAGAATTTGCTCAGACTGGAGTGACTTGGGCAGATGCTGTTAATCAGTTTTCAGTTAACCATGACCTGAACGATTGTAACTCTGGTACTGTATTAGTGAGAGCATCTGGCTATTCAAACTACGCAGGAGATGTTGTGCCTGAAGGTAATGGAACTTTTCTTGGTATTATGGGAGTTTTCGGTACGGACATTCAGATGTATGCAAGAACTCCTGATGAACTTGATATGAATGGTAACAGATGCGGTTTTGTTTCCTGCAGCACACTATCAGCAATGAGCGAAACATTTGCTGCATTCACAAATGGCGGAAGTGCTGGGAGTCAATGCTGGGAAACGGTTTCTACTATCGGTTCTGCTGTTTGGACGATTGGAGACATCTCAGGTGACCAATTAGCTGTAGCAACCAACGTTGGTAGCGGGGATGCTTCTAACGAAATGTGGTTGATCTCTCCTGAGATCACTTTTGCTTCTTCAAATTCATTATCCTTCCAAACTGCAGTAAGTGGTTGGAATCACGATGGACTGGAAGCTTATATCTTAACCAATTATTCGGGCAACCCGAATTCAGCTACTCAAACTCAAATTACCTCCGCTACAATTGCGGGTAGTTCAAGTGGAAATAACACGTTAGTTAGCTCAGGAAGTATTGCCATATCATCATTAATCTCAAGTGGACCCTATCACATTGCTTTTAAATATAACGCAAGTGGAATCAGTGGAGAAACTTCAGCTTATAAAGTTGATAACGTAATCTTAACGCAATAA
- a CDS encoding Rieske 2Fe-2S domain-containing protein, translating to MTRYFHYIPITLMLILMTACRGNRNQMPYVPVDIYINTSLPAYSNLNIIGGWVYITGGNDGIIVYRQSFEVINAYERKCTYELPNSCGYGVVDSTNFFVECDCDGTRYSIFDGSVIEGPAPMALYQYRTSFDPGTGQLHIFN from the coding sequence ATGACTAGGTACTTTCACTACATACCAATAACGCTGATGTTGATCTTGATGACGGCATGTCGGGGTAACCGAAATCAGATGCCGTATGTACCTGTTGATATCTACATCAATACTTCATTGCCTGCCTATTCCAACCTGAACATTATTGGAGGCTGGGTTTATATCACAGGAGGTAATGACGGGATTATTGTTTACCGACAGTCCTTTGAGGTAATAAATGCTTACGAAAGAAAATGTACATATGAATTACCTAATTCTTGCGGGTATGGGGTAGTAGATAGCACAAACTTCTTTGTGGAATGTGATTGTGATGGAACTCGTTACAGCATTTTTGATGGTTCTGTAATTGAAGGACCTGCTCCAATGGCACTATATCAGTATAGAACTTCATTTGATCCTGGAACCGGACAACTGCATATTTTCAATTAA
- a CDS encoding endonuclease/exonuclease/phosphatase family protein, with amino-acid sequence MSMTLTILRKAKNKFLLTVGYAAALVFISNKINGQKEYEVACVGFYNQENLFDTIVDPDTNKILQEDFTPLGPKSWDSKKYKEKLENMSFAISKMGLESTPDGMAILGVAEIENRLVLEDLVGQKAIKDRDYQIVHYESPDRRGIDVALLYQPKYFKLESSKTFTLTMEGNDHFYTRDQLLVTGELLGERMHFIVCHWPSRRGGEKRSSPKRVAAAELTMQIMDSIRKVEPDAKIIMMGDLNDDPVSKSIKKVMKPKASPQDVAQSDLFNPTADLYKSGNGTLGYNDAWNLFDQMILTGPFIDLEKSYDDFGYYGFKIFNEAFLIQQEGQYKGYPHRTYSYGQYIAGYSDHFPVYVTLLRAKK; translated from the coding sequence ATGTCAATGACACTAACAATTTTACGAAAAGCAAAGAATAAGTTTTTATTAACTGTAGGTTATGCAGCCGCTTTAGTATTCATTTCCAATAAGATAAACGGACAAAAAGAGTATGAGGTTGCTTGTGTAGGGTTTTATAATCAGGAAAACTTATTTGACACGATCGTTGACCCAGACACTAATAAAATACTACAGGAAGATTTTACGCCCCTTGGTCCAAAGAGTTGGGACTCAAAAAAGTACAAAGAGAAACTCGAGAATATGTCTTTTGCTATTAGTAAGATGGGGTTAGAGTCTACACCAGATGGAATGGCTATACTGGGAGTGGCAGAGATTGAGAATAGATTGGTCCTTGAGGATTTAGTCGGCCAAAAGGCGATCAAGGATAGGGATTACCAAATCGTTCATTATGAGTCACCTGATCGAAGAGGGATTGATGTAGCTTTATTGTATCAACCGAAATACTTTAAACTGGAGAGTAGTAAGACGTTTACCTTAACGATGGAAGGGAATGATCATTTCTATACCAGAGATCAATTGTTAGTAACAGGAGAGCTTCTTGGGGAGCGAATGCACTTTATTGTTTGTCACTGGCCATCCAGACGTGGAGGAGAGAAAAGAAGTAGTCCCAAGCGTGTTGCGGCTGCTGAGTTAACGATGCAAATCATGGACTCTATCCGAAAGGTTGAACCAGATGCTAAAATCATCATGATGGGCGATTTAAATGATGATCCAGTGAGTAAGAGTATCAAAAAAGTGATGAAGCCAAAGGCGAGTCCTCAAGATGTTGCGCAATCAGACCTGTTTAATCCAACTGCTGATTTGTATAAAAGTGGAAATGGAACGTTAGGGTATAATGATGCCTGGAACTTATTTGATCAAATGATCCTTACAGGACCTTTTATTGACCTTGAAAAGTCTTATGACGATTTTGGCTATTACGGATTTAAGATATTTAATGAAGCGTTTTTGATCCAGCAGGAAGGTCAATACAAAGGATATCCTCATAGAACTTATTCTTATGGTCAATACATTGCTGGATACAGTGATCACTTTCCGGTTTATGTTACACTATTGAGAGCAAAAAAGTAA
- a CDS encoding glycerophosphodiester phosphodiesterase family protein produces the protein MIKALILPHFIIVVMTAPAQSKEVQIFGHRGCRGLYPENSLEGFKHAIDLGVDGIEWDVVVSGDKQLIISHEPYVHGDYCLGKNGESITTSDGKNINFYELKTSEIQQFDCGSKNYPKYPDQQKVKTYKPTVQETFKQLPLKGTTILFEIKSETADYGKYQPQPKEYAEIIVDEIANFEYRENIVFMSFDPNLLEALHKLLPDFRYVYLTYKPFTSVKHFLKDISFVPFALGMYHATISKRDIKLLADEGVKTFAWTVNKEKQAQRLKRAGVDGIITDYPNLIK, from the coding sequence ATGATTAAAGCGTTAATTTTACCACACTTTATTATCGTTGTAATGACTGCACCAGCTCAATCAAAAGAAGTTCAGATCTTCGGTCATCGTGGATGTAGAGGTCTTTACCCTGAAAACTCACTTGAAGGATTCAAACATGCGATAGATCTTGGTGTTGATGGCATCGAGTGGGACGTGGTTGTTTCTGGGGACAAACAACTTATTATTTCACACGAACCATACGTTCATGGTGATTACTGCTTAGGTAAAAACGGTGAAAGCATTACTACCTCAGATGGGAAGAACATCAACTTCTATGAATTAAAGACGAGTGAAATCCAACAATTTGACTGTGGTAGTAAAAACTACCCAAAATACCCTGATCAGCAAAAGGTTAAAACGTACAAACCAACTGTTCAGGAAACTTTTAAACAGTTACCATTAAAAGGAACAACTATACTCTTCGAGATTAAATCGGAAACAGCGGATTACGGAAAGTACCAGCCACAACCGAAGGAATATGCTGAAATCATTGTTGATGAAATCGCCAACTTTGAATATCGGGAGAATATTGTTTTCATGTCTTTTGATCCTAATCTCCTGGAGGCTTTGCACAAATTGCTTCCGGACTTCAGATACGTTTATCTAACCTACAAACCCTTTACATCGGTCAAGCATTTTCTGAAGGATATTTCGTTTGTGCCATTTGCACTGGGCATGTATCATGCTACCATTTCAAAAAGAGACATAAAACTTCTAGCGGATGAAGGCGTCAAGACTTTTGCCTGGACAGTAAATAAGGAGAAACAAGCACAAAGATTAAAAAGGGCTGGTGTAGATGGAATTATAACGGACTACCCAAACCTCATCAAATAA
- a CDS encoding T9SS type A sorting domain-containing protein codes for MKRFILAITTLISCSINAQTGSETVSVMYYNLLKFPNTTLDRVDTLEKIIRYVEPDLFLVCELESSYGATQILANAMNTQGVTHYSKAIFYDGNDTDNMLFYNDEKFGLVGQHQISGGTRDISEYKIYYKEPGLDANSDTTYLYLYCAHLKAGSTQSDANTRASEATNFKNYLQNAGRTGNLIFGGDFNLYESSEAACQTLLTGGNVAFNDPVNQLGSWHNNSTYAAYHTQSSRSQSGGYAGGSSGGMDDRFDFILISDEVKNGTDRVQYVGGSYKAIGQDGNRLNSAVNTGFNYVVPADIADALFYMSDHLPVFMEMSIEYPVGVQEVQSVLSNFHFINEDEMQLILNQGVSLLNTEVYSLAGQRVLVNQSSETLLDLSDLSKGVYVLKLNTNKGMATAKFFKE; via the coding sequence ATGAAAAGATTTATACTTGCGATAACTACTCTGATTAGTTGTTCCATAAATGCTCAAACGGGAAGTGAAACAGTGAGTGTTATGTATTACAATTTGCTAAAGTTTCCTAATACTACTTTAGACAGAGTAGATACCTTAGAGAAAATCATTCGATATGTTGAGCCAGATTTGTTTCTAGTGTGCGAATTGGAGTCCAGTTATGGCGCTACGCAAATTCTGGCAAACGCGATGAACACTCAAGGTGTTACTCACTACAGCAAGGCGATTTTCTATGATGGTAACGATACAGATAATATGTTGTTCTACAACGATGAGAAGTTCGGGTTAGTAGGTCAGCATCAAATTTCTGGAGGAACAAGAGATATATCTGAATACAAAATCTATTACAAAGAGCCTGGCTTAGATGCCAACAGTGATACGACCTACCTTTATTTATATTGTGCCCACCTCAAAGCAGGTTCAACGCAGTCTGACGCAAATACCAGAGCAAGTGAGGCTACCAACTTCAAAAATTACTTACAGAATGCAGGAAGAACAGGTAATTTGATTTTTGGAGGTGATTTTAACTTGTATGAAAGCTCTGAGGCGGCTTGTCAGACCTTGTTGACTGGAGGGAATGTTGCATTCAACGATCCCGTTAATCAATTGGGGAGTTGGCATAATAACAGCACTTATGCAGCGTATCACACGCAATCATCAAGATCACAAAGTGGCGGGTATGCAGGTGGATCTTCTGGTGGTATGGATGATCGTTTTGACTTTATCTTAATCTCAGATGAGGTGAAGAACGGAACTGACCGAGTACAGTATGTTGGAGGTAGCTATAAAGCGATTGGCCAAGATGGCAACCGATTAAACTCTGCTGTGAACACTGGGTTTAACTATGTAGTACCGGCTGATATTGCAGATGCACTGTTCTATATGAGTGATCACTTACCAGTTTTTATGGAGATGTCTATTGAGTACCCTGTAGGTGTTCAGGAGGTTCAAAGTGTTTTGAGCAACTTCCATTTCATCAATGAAGATGAAATGCAGTTGATTTTGAATCAAGGGGTTTCATTGTTGAATACAGAAGTGTATTCTTTAGCTGGTCAGCGAGTACTAGTGAATCAGAGTAGTGAAACATTGCTTGATCTTTCGGATCTTTCAAAAGGCGTTTATGTTTTGAAGTTGAACACGAACAAAGGAATGGCTACTGCCAAATTTTTCAAGGAGTAG
- the msrA gene encoding peptide-methionine (S)-S-oxide reductase MsrA yields the protein MRNDKLENITLGAGCFWCVEAIFTALKGVENVSPGYTGGETENPTYKEVCTGATGHAEVAQISYDPSIISIEEVLEVFWKTHDPTTLNRQGNDVGTQYRSAIFYHSEEQRIIAERIKKELEDVKAWPNPIVTEISPLEHFYPAEDYHKNYFAEHGEEMYCKFVIQPKIDKFKRVFSSKVKH from the coding sequence ATGCGTAATGATAAACTTGAAAATATAACCCTGGGAGCCGGTTGTTTTTGGTGTGTTGAAGCAATTTTCACAGCATTAAAGGGTGTTGAGAATGTTTCGCCTGGATATACCGGAGGAGAAACTGAAAATCCAACATACAAAGAGGTGTGTACTGGTGCAACGGGGCACGCTGAAGTTGCTCAAATTTCCTATGATCCATCTATCATTTCAATAGAGGAGGTACTCGAAGTTTTTTGGAAGACGCATGACCCAACTACCTTAAACCGCCAAGGTAATGATGTAGGAACCCAATATCGTTCGGCTATTTTTTATCACTCAGAAGAACAGCGAATAATCGCTGAGAGGATTAAGAAAGAGCTGGAGGATGTTAAGGCTTGGCCAAATCCTATTGTGACTGAAATCTCTCCGTTAGAACATTTCTATCCTGCTGAAGATTATCACAAAAATTACTTTGCAGAACATGGCGAAGAGATGTACTGTAAATTCGTTATTCAACCAAAGATAGATAAGTTTAAGCGCGTATTCTCATCCAAAGTAAAACACTGA